In Nicotiana tabacum cultivar K326 chromosome 11, ASM71507v2, whole genome shotgun sequence, a single window of DNA contains:
- the LOC142165931 gene encoding uncharacterized protein LOC142165931, with translation MRIGNGQEKPNSTNIIEIPDTLTIPFTTERESLEKLFTVTYPNMHTFFSASSYPSSRVILTTKNDFVNEMNDMLIDRFQGTLKTFVGIDETNEPNDQAQFEDLLHTFNPAGLPPHKLSLKENCPIILLRNLNSCEGFCNQRRI, from the coding sequence ATGAGAATTGGAAATGGACAAGAAAAACCAAACTCTACAAATATAATTGAGATACCAGATACTTTAACTATTCCATTTACTACTGAAAGAGAATCATTAGAAAAATTATTCACAGTAACGTATCCAAATATGCACACATTCTTTTCAGCATCATCTTACCCAAGTTCTCGTGTTATTCTCACAACGAAGAATGATTTCGTCAATGAAATGAATGATATGCTTATAGATCGATTTCAAGGGACACTAAAAACTTTTGTTGGTATTGATGAAACCAATGAACCTAATGATCAGGCACAATTTGAGGACCTACTGCATACTTTTAATCCCGCTGGTTTGCCACCGCATAAATTATCTTTGAAGGAGAATTGTCCGATTATATTATTAAGAAATCTAAATTCATGTGAGGGCTTCTGTaatcagaggcggatctag
- the LOC142165932 gene encoding replication protein A 70 kDa DNA-binding subunit B-like has translation MEYRLNISDITPQTSEWTCKVQVIEKARARQSKDGRTRFQIAIVQYQMEEQVAVALYGDDIEKYQNKFTPFCTYLISTAKVRTPLPFTVVERIKEDNMDDPPLPAPTRLNIVSLANLDQQPRNAEFDILAIVVSCGAIKIAGVHGNKCRQIIVMDTDPHHCIFTLWEDFAETDGNELATQVDKHLIILAKRIARSSYADDNTGTSLTTRYNSAILVNPFYPQAAELMNWVKDNEETLRTYAQSSSSEATSSPLLMSLHDEAVPIANIQSQPAMQSFHVEAKMLLLDDEQRFYELMCSKCKQFVRTSIIKAVDCVNCDQHAMLPPRCRFQVEIADRSGSAIATIFGESGENLLSMKAEQIYEITKIKNEVMPLQQRLANKVFKVQLKKLLSRASDETPAKLFILSYVEKQDAPQLPAPSTFTTAGESSKRELGNLSSPQEQKELITEPTSSSKRQQIERTTPTRKNASSSRKQNIEPVTAAKKK, from the exons ATGGAGTATAGACTTAATATAAGTGACATAACTCCACAAACTAGCGAGTGGACCTGTAAGGTCCAGGTTATTGAGAAAGCTAGAGCAAGGCAGAGTAAGGATGGGCGAACAAGATTTCAAATTGCGATTGTGCAATATCAGATG GAAGAACAAGTTGCTGTTGCTTTGTATGGGGATGacatagaaaaatatcaaaacaagttCACTCCCTTTTGCACATATCTGATATCAACTGCAAAAGTTAGAACCCCTTTGCC ATTCACAGTTGttgaaagaataaaagaagacAACATGGACGATCCGCCATTGCCAGCTCCAACGAGATTAAACATAGTATCTTTGGCGAATCTGGACCAACAACCACGGAATGCTGAATTTG ACATCCTTGCTATTGTTGTAAGTTGCGGTGCCATAAAGATCGCTGGCGTCCACGGCAATAAATGTCGACAAATCATTGTTATGGATACAGA TCCGCACCATTGTATTTTTACTTTGTGGGAAGACTTTGCTGAAACTGATGGAAATGAGCTAGCTACACAAGTTGACAAACATCTAATAATCCTAGCAAAGCGAATTGCACGGTCTTCTTATGCTG ATGACAACACAGGAACATCGTTGACAACAAGATATAATTCTGCAATATTGGTAAACCCATTCTATCCGCAGGCTGCGGAACTGATGAACTG GGTGAAAGATAATGAAGAAACGTTGAGAACATATGCGCAGAGTAGTTCCTCAGAGGCAACTTCATCGCCTCTTCTAATGTCGCTACATGATGAGGCTGTACCTATTGCAAATATTCAGTCACAACCAGCG ATGCAATCTTTTCATGTAGAAGCTAAAATGTTGCTGCTGGATGATGAGCAGCGGTTTTACGAGTTAATGTGTTCAAAATGCAAGCAATTTGTTAGAACTTCCATAATAAAAGCTGTCGACTGTGTGAATTGCGATCAACATGCGATGTTACCACCCAG GTGTCGATTTCAAGTTGAAATTGCAGATAGAAGTGGATCGGCAATTGCAACAATATTTGGTGAATCTGGAGAAAATCTTCTTTCAATGAAAGCTGAACAGATCTATGAAATAACTAAGATAAAG AATGAAGTGATGCCCCTCCAGCAACGTCTTGCTAACAAAGTGTTCAAAGTACAACTGAAGAAATTACTTTCCAGGGCGTCAGATGAAACACCAGCAAAGCTGTTCATTCTGTCGTATGTTGAAAAGCAAGATGCTCCCCAATTGCCAGCACCATCAACTTTTACAACTGCTGGAGAAAGCAGCAAAAGAGAGCTTGGCAATCTGTCCTCCCCACAGGAACAAAAGGAGCTGATCACAGAACCTACATCATCTAGCAAAAGACAACAGATTGAGCGGACAACTCCAACTAGAAAAAATGCTTCTTCTAGCAGAAAACAAAATATTGAGCCTGTCACTGCTGCAAAGAAAAAGTGA
- the LOC142165930 gene encoding uncharacterized protein LOC142165930, with product MNVRGPKSYEDLRYVNGEPCNTFRESVEKRGMLQCDNSLIECMLEATSYQMPHSLRGLFATLLVYCNPVNPRELWEQFEEPMSEDHKLLANIGRNEIRLQVLNHINDILHSMDADINDYKIVQETIRPSTTAKEAKEVHFERTIIVNEQDILFCKKLNRDQIKAYNTIIERIFSCRAGAFFIDAAFILPGGRTAHSRFKIPININNNFSCNSSKQSALACLIREAKLIGWDEVSMANKRTIQAFDLLLKDLMDTNTIFGGKVVVFGGDFRLLICS from the exons ATGAATGTTAGAGGCCCAAAATCTTACGAAGATTTACGATATGTCAATGGAGAACCATGTAATACCTTTAGAGAATCTGTTGAAAAACGAGGAATGTTACAATGTGATAACAGTTTGATTGAATGCATGTTAGAAGCAACAAGTTACCAAATGCCACACAGCTTAAGAGGTTTGTTCGCTACGTTATTAGTATATTGTAATCCTGTGAACCCAAGAGAATTGTGGGAACAATTTGAGGAACCAATGTCTGAAGATCATAAGCTACTagccaacattggaagaaatgagATCCGGCTTCAAGTTTTAAACCATATTAATGACATATTGCATTCTATGGATGCTGACATAAATGACTACAAAATTGTTCAAGAAACAATCAGGCCTTCGACCACTGCGAAGGAAGCAAAGGAAGTTCATTTTGAGAGGACGATTATTGTCAATGAACAAGACATATTATTTTGCAAGAAGTTAAATAGAGACCAAATTAAAGCATACAATACAATTATTGAAAGAATATTCTCATGTAGAGCAGGAGCATTTTTCATTGATG CTGCTTTCATTCTTCCTGGTGGACGAACTGCACATTCACGGTTCAAAATCCcaataaatattaataataatttcaGTTGCAACAGTAGCAAACAAAGCGCACTTGCCTGCTTAATTCGAGAAGCAAAATTGATTGGATGGGATGAAGTGTCTATGGCAAATAAAAGAACGATTCAGGCTTTTGATTTGCTCTTGAAAGACCTCATGGATACAAATACAATTTTTGGTGGAAAAGTAGTGGTTTTTGGAGGTGACTTCAGGCTTTTGATTTGCTCTTGA